aatttaagtgaatcctgaaaaaacactttaaatgcTTCATGTAAAAAGCATATTTCTGATGCTTCttctaaaaaacatttaaaagtgctttgaaacccaaaaccaatttCATCAAAAGTGCTTTCAGTCATTATAAAAGCATTTCTAAACCGATCTTCTATAATAATAACAACTACATAAAAAGCCATTATTTTTTTGTTcctcaacccaacccaacccacaAAACATAGGTTCTTATGGGCTTTACGGATAGTGTCATATACTAAGGTCAAATGAGCTGAGCCCCAAAACCCAGGCTTTCTAGAACAATCTACTTTCTCTTCCACGAAAAGTCGCCCTCTACTCTTCCTTCTTTGCAAAACTGCAACTGCAGCAATCAAATCTTAAACCCTAAAATCTAAAACCTAATTTCACAAGCATTAAGTAAAAGTGATTAAACATAATTCAGAAAAtaaatcgagagagagagatcaaaaAGTTGACCGGCCAGCCAGTAATTTCCTCAATTCCAACAATTTTCAAATTCAAAcagtaattaattaatataaagcTATTAGAAATTCATGATCGTAAGATTCCAAAATCTACAGTGTTATTGCCTATCGATTCGGTGTAGATTGTACTAGTAGTAGTAGTGTTCGGAGTCTGCTACCTTACAGAGTTCCAGAGGCTTCGTCGGCGGCGGTATCGGCGGCCTTGACGGCGTCGTCTTCGTCGGGATCGCGGGCCGGGTCGGACTTGTTCATGGCGGCGCGGGCCTTGTCGAGGAAGGGCTTGAAGGCGAGCTCTATGGCCAGCCAGCCGACGGCTAGGGCTCCGAACACCACCGCCGCTTGCTTCGCTCCCGACGCTTTCCCCATCGCTGCTTCTTTTTCTTCCGGTTGAAAAAGTTAGGCGAATTTGAAAATATTTGTACGGTCTGTTTGGGATTTCGGGTTTTGGCCCCCTGTTTGGTAACAAGTGGATCAAAAAACGGGCATGCGAATACGATGTCGAGTTAACTCTTCTTGTTTATTAACGGTATGTTTGGACGTGCAGTCTAAtttctaaaagtgcttttaactgAGTACGACCAAATGGTagagaaaattttaattgtgacggaaatacgggtgatacatcacgtgtttttatgtaagtagtgaaattttttattttttaagttattaattttttgacacgcatatctcactatttatataatgacatgtAGTGTACCGTTTCGTATGACgatcatattgaaaaatctatCCAAATGGTGACCAACTTTGGAGTTAGTCCAGTTTGCACATGCTTTCAATACGACATCGACTATTGACTTCTTGTAAAACACTTTCATCTCATTTGGATTGcttcttttaaaaatacttttgtTTAAAATCAGTCGCACTAAAGCGTAATACTAGAAGCATATTGAAATTTTTACGctcgaaagaagaagaaaaaaaaaaaaaaaggtccatCCTAGAGTGCTTACTCAAAGAAGCCCAAAAAATGTGATATTCTTATAAAGtatttcaagtgtttttttaaCCTacaaacaattttatttttttctaccGAGCATGACCAAATCGCTTTTAATAATCTACAAACATTTTTAGTTGTTTTAAATACACTTCTAACCATACCCTATGTGTTAGACCAATTACACTTAATAGTACAATAGTGCACAAGAACCACTCTAGTGATATTTCACTtcatttgtaaatgagaggttttaggtacGATTTTCGCccaagacgaatttgaaccacattattataacTAGCCCAGTACGAGACTTTACCTATTTCCCCACCTTTTAAAGTAGATGATATCGTTTgcttataaaaaatataaagggGTTATTGGGATATGCCTACTCAATTTACCGTAGTTTTGTTTAAAAACATGTAATTCAAGTAGTGTAAAACATTTCGTCGTGCACCGGAGATATGAGATGTCAAAAGCATATTTGATTAACTTCTTAACAGAACTTTAAGAATTCACTGGGCATAGACAACAAATTAAAGTACAGTACCGCAACTCATTCAACGTCTCCAAGATCACAATGACAAGTTCCTTCCTATAGAGGAGTTTACGTAACCAGGTGTCACAAAAATTAACGGCCACGGCCACGTCCGCGACCACGTCCACGGCCACGCCCCCGTCCCATAGGCCTCCCTGTCATTGAAAATAAACAGAGGAAACACATTTAGATGATTAATGGCGAGGACTGCGAGATAGCATTGGAATGAATACGTTCAGAGAGTTTATATGATAAACACAAGTTTGCGGTACCTGCAGTTGGCTTCTTGGGCTTGACCCTAGGTGTCTCTTCAACAAGCAAAGTCTCGAGATTCAGGCTGTCAGGAAGGATGTAGTATCGAATGTTGTTACCCCTCACGCTGAGATGATCCAGAGTCACTGGGTTCTTCCCCTTGAGTGTAAGTTTCACCGTCTTCAGATGAGTATTCATACTGATATCCACACCTGTAACGACAAGCAAAGTTACCAATCAGAACAGCTACTTTTCCCTTCCTGTTCAGTAGTTTAAAACAACGCACGTGGAAGGAAGTGTGCACCCAGATTAAGATGATAATCTATCTAAAAAGTTTTAAGTTAAATCTCTTAATTTATCTCTACAAGGCAGTCCATtcaaaaaaagctgaagcttttTCAACCTTTACTGGATGCTATTATGCAATACACAAggatctcctttggagacttgTAATAGAACTAGAGCTGTTTGGCAGACATATTTGTATTATGTACAGCAATGGTCGTATTTTTCATTACAAACATTGTCTAAAATACAAAAAGGCATCATAAGCTTTCAAAGTCTTTTACGTGAGCGCTAACTTGAAAGCATATCCTTACCATTCCAAATTTTAAAATAAGATACTCTGAAGCTTCTGCTTAGCtaatatattgattatcatGCAATACATGGAAGTAATCATGAGCGCTCGTGCAGATTACGGGCTGAAAATGGCATCAGTTTAGAGATAAAGCAAAACTACATCCCAACTCTCAGGAGCCCAATGCTGAGCACACTTGCAAGCATCTTTGAGCCACCAACTTCCAAAGAAAATAGAAGCATCTTGAAATACACAACCGATTTTGACATATGTTTGTTCTCAGCATAAAGGATAAGAACACCCCAGGAATTCTCTCTATCAGAAATCACAACGATATAGATGCCGGGAAAATAcacatatatactataataatctATTGTGGAAACCTTTCAAAATTGTGTGCTACAACTATTTTATAGAAAACAATGGTCTTAAAACAATCCCGACCTCTTTAGATGTAAATGTACCCAATGCCAAGTAAGAATATCATTTAAGATTCTCGAACTCTAGATAGTTGGACATATCCCGTTCACCGAATAATCTACGTAAGTAGAAAAACTAAAATTACTGAGCATTCAACACATTTAATATACAACATACATATCATACTTACTGAATAAGACATTAACAACTCAACAAAATTAGACTTAATTGCAACCCTAGTATACTCCAAACCCGTACCGCCTCAATGTTTGAGCGGTTCTTCCCCACAGTCGATTTACACGAAATGATAGCACCGGGTGAGCAAAACCTTAATTCTAAAAACATCCAGAGGTAGCAAACAAACAATCTCAGTTCATTGGAGATGCTCCACAGAGTTAAAACGACAAATTGTGCATTCCATGTTTCACTATAAATATCGAAGTTTTTGTACTCAGCACAAGGTGATACGAAACTGAAATTAAACGTAAACAAGACCCACTTCTTCTATAAACACGAAATTCCAAACCCAagccaaatcaaaaccctaggGTTTAGTAAAGCCCTAGGTATCCAAAAACCTCACCTAATTCAACAAATTAGAAGGAAAGAAAGTAAAGCGAAGAAAGGAGAAGTATACCTGTGATGGTTCCGTTCACAACGGTGCCGTTTTTGAGCTCGATCGACACTGTCTCGTTGTTCAACTTCatcaaaaacctgcaaaatttcccaaaaaacaTCAAAAAAAGGCAATCGCTACAAAATCAACGGCGCTGTTAactgaggaagaagaggaattagggtttgaagAGGAAGACGAACCTGACGAGCTTCATTGTGGCGATAACAGTAACGACAGCTAGGGCTTCGAAGCTTCTTCAACCAAACAAACGAAGCGGGAGAGTGAGAGGTGGGGACCTGATACGGTGGCGTTTTATATGATGCCGTCTGATGACAGAGCGGGCCGCAAGATGGGCCTATGTGGGTCCATTAATGTTTAAGCTGATTCATGAAATTCAAGCCCAAAACATGAATgactcaaaatttttatattttttgccctttagaaaaaataattcaattttGACTACAATACTTATATGTACTTAATAAAAGCACTATTTGACGGTTAGATATAAATCATgttaatatatattattaatacaatcaTCATCTAAACTGTTAGAAGAAAAATTTGATTTGAACTTAGGCTAATAAGTAACTTAACTACAATAATCAATGTTTTGAAAAATGGATATACAGTATTAAATTCCAGGAACTTCATAAGAACTAAATTGATATGCGACATCAAATCTAAAGAACAACATTGACAAACTTTCAAACCGAGATAACAAATGATGAGTTCACTCAATTGCGGGCATCGTTTGTAATGAAAACTGCACTTAAGTAAAAATGATATATTACTCACATCATAGGTGATTCGTGAGGCCGTCTATCAATTTTATTGGAAAATGATTATTGTCGGATCCTTTTCCTAGGGATCCGTAGGATTCAGAAATCatatccgtttatcgtacatcatactgtcaattttctttaagtactatttatatttaattttaaattttaaataagcACGACAACgatgaattgatatgatttatgAATTCTCCGGATTTTCAGAAAAATGATCCGGTTTCCAATTTTATTAGTAGagtttgtttaatattttacttttggttgAGCAAAAGGAAACCAAAAGTGTGAACACAGAAACCAAAGGTATGGACACAAATTAGAGCGAAGGGAGGAGATAGTGGTGGCGGCTCCCCTAAGCTTTATAAACGGAGCGTTTTCTTAGACACCGATTAGTTGGTTGCCtctctacctctctctctctctctctcaacctctctctctcaacgTCTCTCTCAAGTCAGTCTGATccatccaaacccaaaaccctaattactgTCTGAGTCCCATCGATTCAGCAGATTGAAGAAACCCTAGTCAAATGGTAACACCCACAGATCCACATCACTGTTTAATTATGCTTTATCTTCAAAATCCCAATcccaaaaaaatggaaaaaaaattttgaatacaaaacacaaaaattggGATTTAATTTTGTTAATCACATCGTTTCGATTTCTTAGTTGATCCATCTGTTGGGTTGTGcttaatttttaattaggatggagaagaaggaagattgGGATTCAAGAGAAAAAACCCATACCGGGATTCTGGGTTTCAGAACAGAAATCATCATCAAGCTTTTGATAGACACATGCTTCCTGAAGGTAGGCAATGCTAACGCTGATTGAATTAGCGTGATTGCTAATCATGGGTATTGTATTAGTGGTTAATTGGGTTTTCGGGTTTTCGCTCCCGTTGTAGGTTGGGTTGGTTGCCCTGCATATGGTGGAGAGATAAGTTGTATAATTCCATCAAAAGCACCTCTTGGTGAGTCTTTCAATGACCATATTGCTGGTGCTACATACACTCCAAAGCAAGTCATTCATCAGCAAAGACTGCTAGGAAGAGAAGTAATTACATTCCTTTTTTGTTTCTGTAAAGTACTGTACTTTATCCTGTATGATGTTGTTATGCTGATTGATTTTTATGTTTCAAGCTCGGTTTAGTGATTGATTTAACGAACACTACTCGTTACTATCCCCTTTCGGATTGGACAAAAGAAGGCATTCGGCATGTTAAGGCAAGTGTAATTTGTGTTTCTGATCCTAGTTAGTCAGGTATGATTACTTACTTATGtcctcaaatttgtctttgCGCCAGATACAATGCAGAGGAAGGGATTCGGTTCCTGATAATGCAGCTGTAGATAAATTTCTCTATGAGGTGAGCTGCCTCTGTGAATTCAGGGGACCCCCTATTGAAATTCGAGAAGGAATATGTctgattttgtgattttttttctttggttagGTATCACAATTTTTCTCCCGTAGAACAGACCCAATGAGGTATATACTTGTCCACTGTACACATGGGCATAACCGCACAGGCTTCATGATTGTTCATTTTCTTGTACGCAACGAATCAATTTCAGTTACCGAGGTAAGTACTTGGTTGTGTGGTAGTTACTTTTGTTCCGATTGAATCTATGTTATGATTTAAACAATATTCAATCTGGACTGACAATTGTGCAGGCAATAAATATATTTGCCAGGGCACGTCCTCCAGGGATATACAAACAGGATTATATTGATGAACTTTACAAGTTCTATCAAGAAAGAAAGCCGGAATCAGTTGTTTGCCCTCAAACTCCAGAGTGGAAGAGAGTTTCCGATCTGGATGACACAGCTGAAGCTGTGATGTATCAGGAAAATGTATGTATT
This window of the Malus domestica chromosome 03, GDT2T_hap1 genome carries:
- the LOC114824064 gene encoding small nuclear ribonucleoprotein SmD1a; amino-acid sequence: MKLVRFLMKLNNETVSIELKNGTVVNGTITGVDISMNTHLKTVKLTLKGKNPVTLDHLSVRGNNIRYYILPDSLNLETLLVEETPRVKPKKPTAGRPMGRGRGRGRGRGRGRGR